From the Rhinoderma darwinii isolate aRhiDar2 unplaced genomic scaffold, aRhiDar2.hap1 Scaffold_4143, whole genome shotgun sequence genome, the window CGTCTTGTTGCCCTTGTCTTTCTGTCCCAACCTTCTCTCAGGGACCTCTCTTAATACAGAAATTAAGGTCGCTATGTTTAATGGCGTGGCATCTATTGTACTCGTGGCATCTAATGTAATGTTATTCTCACTATGATTAAGGCCAGGAAGCTGTCTTTAGCTCACATTTACCATAGTACCTGGAAGGACTACCATTGCTGGTCTGAGGATCTCTTCCGTCAACCTTCCGGAATTGAGAGCCATTTTCCTGTGCCTACTGCCCTAAACATCGTCACTGTATGAACCCGGATTGTGTGTTGCCGGATTTCGTGGCTTATTGAAATCACCAGGGTGGCATTCGCAGTGTGGCGGAGATAGCCAATGCCGCAAAGATTGTGGTCTGGGCGGAAGCTCACAATCCGGCTCTGATTGCAGTATCCGTTCCTGGGGTCGAAAACTGGGTCGGCTTCTCTCACAAGGGATTGCGGCCTTTCTGGTAGCTGCAGATTGGCTGAGCCATTGTTGGTACATCGTGTCCCTGTTGGGGCCACGTCTTGTTGCCCTTGTCTTTCTGTCCCAACCTTCTCTCAGGGACCTCTCTTAATACAGAAATTAAGGTCGCTATGTTTAATGGCGTGGCATCTATTGTACTCGTGGCATCTAATGTAATGTTGTTCTCACTATGATTAAGGCCAGGAAGCTGTCTTTAGCTCACATTTACCATAGTACCTGGAAGGACTACCATTGCTGGTCTGAGGATCTCTTCCGTCAACCTTCCGGAATTGAGAGCCATTTTCCTGTGCCTACTGCCCTAAACATCGTCACTGTATGAACCCGGATTGTGTGTTGCCGGATTTCGTGGCTTATTGAAATCACCAGGGTGGCATTCGCAGTGTGGCGGAGATAGCCAATGCCGCAAAGATTGTGGTCTGGGCGGAAGCTCACAATCCGGCTCTGATTGCAGTATCCGTTCCTGGGGTCGAAAACTGGGTCGGCTTCTCTCACAAGGGATTGCGGCCTTTCTGGTAGCTGCAGATTGGCTGAGCCATTGTTGGTACATCGTGTCCCTGTTGGGGCCACGTCTTGTTGCCCTTGTCTTTCTGTCCCAACCTTCTCTCAGGGACCTCTCTTAATACAGAAATTAAGGTTGCTATGTTTAATGGCGTGGCATCTATTGTACTCGTGGCATCTAATGTAATGTTATTCTCACTATGATTAAGGCCAGGAAGCTGTCTTTAGCTCACATTTACCATAGTACCTGGAAGGACAGCAATTTTTAGGTTTCTAACTTCCAATTTCTTTGTTTCGAGCAGTTGGAGATGAAAAAAAAGATCACAATGAAGAACTGAACACATCGGCACCATCACTGAGAGACCTAAGAGAAAAGGACGGGGAGATAAATGGGAATGTACAAGATATAGAAAGATGTCCGACTGGACTGGAGGAATATGAGCCTGTACGAGTAGCTGCTGAGGAGTCAAACTCACGTATTATGGAAGAAGCTGCTATTTCTACAATGACACAATATCCATCAAATAATATAGAAGAGAAACCCCTGTGTGATGGAGAAAACTGTACGAGCTCCAACTTCTATGTCCCTGTAGATCGTATGATGTGTGGATCTTCTCACTTCATGGAATGTAATGAAGGAAATTTCTCAAACCCCAATTTTAATACAGTCGTGGATAAAACCCCACAATATCCATCTACTCCTATTAAGGAGGAACCAGTCTCACATGATGAAGGAAACCTCATAGATGGTGAATATCATACACCCATGGATCATATACAAAAACATTCAACTGCTCATATTCAGGAGGAACAAGCCTTATGGGATGAAAATCTCATGGACACCAACAGTTATACACCCACAGATCATACCCAATATCTATTACCTAATATTAAGGAGGAACCAGTCTATTGTGATCAAGGAAACCTCAaagaccccaacatttataaacccAGATATAATACTGAATATCCAACTACTCATTTTAAGGAGGAACCAGTCTCATGTGATGGAGTCAACCATGCAGACCtggacattcatgcaaacatcgaTAGTTCACAGCAATATCCAACTACTCGTAGTAAAAATGAGCCAGATTCATATGATGAAGGAAACGTCACAAACCCTGGCTGTACTATACCCGTAGATCATACACCACAATATCCACCTAAAGAGGAACCAGCGTTAGAAGAAATATCAAAATCACAAAAACCTGAATCTTCTCCATTGGGGAAAGCAGAAGTGAAACACGTAAGTAAAAAACTTATAGAAGCCGAACATAACTACAACGACATAACAACAAGCAGCAAAAAATATTTCTGTACCATACAACAGACCACACACTCTCTGGAGATCCTGTATAACTGCCCCGAATGTCCAGAATCTTTCCCAAGCAACTTGGACCTTGCCAAGCACCAGATCATCCACACCGGGGGAATGCCTTTTATATGTTCCGTATGTGGCAAATGTTTTGGGAGACAATCGGATCTTGTTCTACACCAGTTAACACATGAGGGAAGTAATTATGTTAGATGTTCATATTGTGATATTTCGTTTCCCACAAAGTTATCTCTTTCCTTACATGAAAAAACTCATCGGAAGAAGCCACCGCCCTGCCTGGAATGTGGTAAAACATTTCCAAGTAAAGATAGACTAAAAAGGCACAGGCAAAGTCACACCAATGAAAGACCATTCAAATGtctagaatgtggtgaaacctaCAAGAGAAAAGCTCATCTTCAGAGACATCAATTAGGTCATGAGAAATCAAGACAACAGTTGACCTCCAACGGGAGTGGAGACTTTCTCAGAAATGAGCTTGAATTAAGTGCTCAGAAGCCGGTCCAGGAGAAGGACAAAGAGTTTGAATGTTCGGAGTGTGGAGAGAGTTTGAACGATAGGTTGGAGCTATTTCAGCATCAAGTTAAACACTCTAGGCCAAACCCTTTCAATCTACAGTACAGAAGAAATTTTACAATTCAAAGATGACATTTCAAGTCCACCACATGTTTCATACGTTGCAGTGTCCAAGTCTTTTACCTCCAAGTCTTCTCTTCAAATGCACCAAAGAATTCCTCAAATAAGTTCAGCTCCAGAATGGAAAAACCAACCTTTCAAAAGACTCCATTCCTTCTCCCCATCTGGAAAGTTCCACAGAACCTAACCTTGACCAGTTCAAAGTGTGGCAACCCCTCTACCACTACGATGAAGAAGCCTcctcgtaaaagtctgaaatcgCTTCCATGTCCCGTGTGTGGGGAAATGCTTCTGGAGTAAATAAAAATTTGACAGATATTGCAGCATCCACACCTGGGACAAGCACCGAGACTTAGCTTGGCCAATGGCTCAAATTCCCTTGGACCATGAAAAAGTTTCACAAGATTTAAGAACCTGAATAAAGTAGTTTTCGATGACtacaaaattgatggcctatccccaccgatctgatattgaggacctatcctaaggataggacatcaatattgTAGTCCCAGATAACCACTTTGAACCTAGTCATAAATCCTTGACCACGTTAGTGGTCTATTAATGCTATATTCCATTTGTAAGACTATTTAATACATTTGTGACAGATTTGTTGACTTTTTAAAGAATGTGGTCCTTTGTTAATTATTCATGATGTCAAATCTTACAACACAAAGTCAGCGAATCCCAATACCCCTTCTCACTCAAATGTATACACCCTGGGTTCAGGAAGAAGAGGTCTGGGTTGCTGTATGCGAGGTCTATGCACTGTAGAACTGGTTTAGTTGTCCTTGTGATGTTAAGGAacgaatgtagtattattgtatatGCCTTCTACTGATTAATAAAGTAATGGCTCTACGGGAATGAATATAAATAATTTACTGGCGACTACCTCTCTGAGTTCTGTAGGTACAAGAACAGTTTAAGCAGCTCTTGCAATGCACCTGCATATAGAGGTCCACACCTCAGCTTCTTGAACCTCTGAGAAGTCCACACCTGTTGAACCTCTGAGAAGTCCACACCTGTTGAACCTCTGAGAAGTCCACACCTGTTGAACCTCTGAGAAGTCCACACCTGTTGAACCTCTGAGAAGTCCACACCTGTTGAACCTCTGAGAAGTCCACACCTGTTGAACCTCTGAGAAGTCCACACCTGTTGAACCTCTGAGAAGTCCACACCTGTTGAACCTCTGAGAAGTCCACACCTGTTGAACCTCTGAGAATCTTACTTGGGTAGGGAGTGGGATATTGAGCTACTTTGGTGGAGGTGTGGGTCCAATCTTGTTATTTAGTTACATAGTGCGGTTGAAAAAAGATATAATTTCCATGAAGTTCAACCAGGGATGTAGATAAATTAtggaactttgttttacccctattaatccagaggaagtttaaaaataagaaaGAATACCCATAAGGCACTAACCAATCTGCCTGCGGGGAGAGAGCTTTTTCTTTTGATCCCAATAGGCGATCACACTGGATCAGCATTCAAACAGGAACACATTGACATAGGCGCTGATGTTTTTTCACTTTAGGGAATTATATGAGGCCTTTCTGAAACCATCTCGAGTTCTAGCTATTTCACATATTCACCGCTCTAAAGGTCCTCCTACATGACCCGTCCTGGTCCGTGTAAactagcgctgatcaatgaggcatattgttgatcggtgctcgtttgctccgttgacaaggagctatgtatggagacgagcggtcgttattACTACattcactcatccccatacatcatTATTTCGGCACcgcttctccctgtttacacaccaagatgcgctgccgacaaccatcataataattttttttttaaactatacgatcagcagatgaacaatcatttgcccgataattggcctgtgtaagagGGTCtttacagtaaagaagacttgttgccactggagattgaacctttttttccagacggagggagcgcccccttgcttttttttgagggggttttacatggaataggttttcagtatattttttgtatgtgccattaaccctttcaggaccgaggtcattttggcccttgaggaccagccccattttttcaaatcagaTGTGTCCTTTTAtgggttaataactctggaatgcttttgcctatccaagcgattctgagattgttttctcgtgacatgttgtactttgttagtggaaaaatttggtcactaaattcattgcttatttgtgaaaaacaccaaaattgaaagaaaatttgagaattagaatttttctaatttttaatgTATCTATTTCTAAAACTTGCCcactatagctccccctaggacatatgatgctgcagatcatTACTCCCAgatgcagaactttacatttatctacgttgaatctcatttgccaagtggacgtccAAACACTCCGTGTCCAAATcgtcttgtaatttatgaacatcttccatagacttgtatttcaGTCTCGGCAACTAGAGGTAATTGAAtgaaaagttatataattttcctatatactttctgtatcaattcctcatggttttcaagatctctgcttgctgtaattcCATAAGAACCTTCATCATTTACTTCCAGGAAAGATAATCTatcttggtcatgtgatgatcatacaggtgcacggctcgttacagttgcaGGTACGGTTATCTTAGCTGGCAgttgtaagtgtatgttcacaccgcttatttccggccgtttttcaggccgtaaatggcagaaaaatcggaGGCAGGACCCTCTGCGGCTCACCACATGTTGTTGAAGAGTCGGATGATCGGCTCCAACTTCCAGGGTTTCTCCCACCGTCCGCACCTCTTCCTGaatggctggaacgcccctcacgtgatgtcacatggcatactgagtgtaccatgtgaccgagaCGTGAGCCCAGCGCCGGCGCCACTACAAATAAatcgttaaaaaaatatattgtacactTCGCGCCATGTGGCAATAGGAGGGGGGGGTCTATGGGCCCCAGACGCTtgagggcctggtcgcaattgcgacctctatagctacgccactgccacgGAGACCAGCGATCCTGTGGGTATAtgggcacgtcatcgctgcagccatgtcaataTACGGGCGGACTGGATCGGTGGCGCTagaatgatttcaatggtaattcattTGTTTCCGTcgctttctgtttgtctccttTCGCCAGGTTAACAGGTGCAGGCTATTGTGATAGTAGGGGTTAAATTATAGAGATAGGAAATGGTTAACCAGCTCCTTGTATGGGGGAGGCGAAGGGTTATCCAGCTCCTTGTATGAGG encodes:
- the LOC142709515 gene encoding uncharacterized protein LOC142709515, giving the protein MMKTEKNKMSEKILNLTLEIICLLTGEDYTVLRKTSGKYVTPRSRNNGKKILDLTNKIIELLSGEVPIRCQDVAVYFSMEEWEYIEGHKDLYKDVMMEDLRNRTPPGKRDLYKDVMMEEHRNRTPSGKKDLYKDVMMEDHRNRTPPGKRDPCKDVMMEDHRNRTSPVGDEKKDHNEELNTSAPSLRDLREKDGEINGNVQDIERCPTGLEEYEPVRVAAEESNSRIMEEAAISTMTQYPSNNIEEKPLCDGENCTSSNFYVPVDRMMCGSSHFMECNEGNFSNPNFNTVVDKTPQYPSTPIKEEPVSHDEGNLIDGEYHTPMDHIQKHSTAHIQEEQALWDENLMDTNSYTPTDHTQYLLPNIKEEPVYCDQGNLKDPNIYKPRYNTEYPTTHFKEEPVSCDGVNHADLDIHANIDSSQQYPTTRSKNEPDSYDEGNVTNPGCTIPVDHTPQYPPKEEPALEEISKSQKPESSPLGKAEVKHVSKKLIEAEHNYNDITTSSKKYFCTIQQTTHSLEILYNCPECPESFPSNLDLAKHQIIHTGGMPFICSVCGKCFGRQSDLVLHQLTHEGSNYVRCSYCDISFPTKLSLSLHEKTHRKKPPPCLECGKTFPSKDRLKRHRQSHTNERPFKCLECGETYKRKAHLQRHQLGHEKSRQQLTSNGSGDFLRNELELSAQKPVQEKDKEFECSECGESLNDRLELFQHQVKHSRPNPFNLQYRRNFTIQR